The Sphingobacterium bambusae genome includes a window with the following:
- a CDS encoding transposase, translating into MKLFKQEDLDIFVRLSKDNRLCYKFLSELKWSEGFHCSRCKGISYIKGKKIHSRRCRNCGYDESVTSGTIFHKLKFDICKAMAMFYDIIKIKEGVTSVSLAKRYNLNQKTTWKFRQKVLKAKANILMQELHTCNGNLS; encoded by the coding sequence ATGAAACTATTTAAACAAGAGGATCTGGATATATTTGTGCGCCTCTCAAAGGATAACCGATTGTGCTATAAATTTCTTTCTGAACTGAAATGGTCAGAAGGCTTTCACTGTAGTCGATGCAAAGGAATAAGCTATATTAAAGGTAAAAAGATTCATAGTCGTAGGTGCAGGAATTGTGGTTACGACGAGTCGGTAACAAGCGGCACGATTTTCCATAAGTTGAAGTTCGATATTTGTAAAGCTATGGCCATGTTTTACGACATAATTAAGATAAAAGAAGGTGTTACCAGTGTCTCGTTGGCTAAACGTTATAACCTAAATCAAAAAACTACTTGGAAATTTCGCCAAAAAGTTTTAAAAGCAAAAGCAAACATTCTTATGCAAGAATTACACACCTGTAATGGAAATCTGAGTTAG
- a CDS encoding FkbM family methyltransferase, with translation MIGLKLNILSAKIFILKFKINAIKRFPFFKEQKEKYLFKNHFNLLNRISVFQEKCFQQLFGSSAKGILFDTHNGALISNPLDTEINRSLGFYGQYDMGKINFLKRLVKDDFNIYFLGAHIGTLLIPLSKVVNSVVGFEANPATFEYLKSNLNLNKVSNASIYNLGVYDKQGTTLFYQNKANTGGSKIKPHNDHFIYNYDKPTETMVQTICLDDFVVNTGLPYPDMMIVDIEGAEYAALKMSATCLSHCKYLYIEFVPHHLANVANVHLNDFLSVITPFFNRMILVNSSNDEFKGDDISNVLANLYSRGVCVDLLFFNL, from the coding sequence ATGATTGGCTTAAAGCTGAATATTTTAAGTGCTAAAATCTTTATACTGAAGTTTAAAATTAACGCAATTAAGAGATTTCCATTTTTTAAAGAACAAAAGGAAAAATACTTATTTAAAAACCATTTTAACTTGCTAAATCGTATTAGTGTTTTTCAAGAAAAATGTTTCCAACAGCTATTCGGATCGTCTGCCAAAGGCATCCTCTTTGATACGCATAATGGAGCACTGATTTCCAATCCTTTAGACACTGAAATTAATCGCAGCTTGGGCTTTTATGGACAATACGATATGGGCAAAATTAATTTCTTGAAGAGATTAGTAAAAGATGATTTTAATATATATTTTCTAGGTGCTCATATTGGAACACTTTTGATACCATTGTCGAAAGTAGTGAATAGCGTTGTAGGTTTTGAAGCTAATCCAGCTACGTTTGAATATCTCAAATCTAACCTGAATCTAAATAAGGTTTCAAATGCTTCAATTTATAATTTAGGTGTTTATGATAAGCAAGGAACGACACTGTTTTATCAAAACAAAGCGAACACTGGAGGAAGTAAGATAAAGCCACACAACGATCATTTCATTTATAATTACGACAAACCAACTGAAACAATGGTTCAAACCATTTGTTTGGATGACTTCGTTGTAAATACGGGACTTCCTTATCCGGATATGATGATTGTCGATATAGAAGGAGCTGAGTATGCCGCACTAAAAATGTCAGCAACCTGTTTGTCACACTGTAAATATTTATACATTGAATTTGTGCCGCATCATTTGGCGAATGTTGCTAATGTTCATCTCAACGATTTCCTGTCGGTTATAACACCATTTTTCAACAGAATGATTTTAGTAAATTCTTCAAATGATGAGTTTAAAGGAGACGACATAAGTAACGTTTTAGCAAACTTATATTCAAGAGGTGTTTGTGTTGATTTATTATTTTTTAATCTATGA
- a CDS encoding glycosyltransferase family 2 protein: MKRGFSVLMPTYNQATFIRRAILSLQKQTYTNWELIIINDGSTDDTLFFISDLLDDNKIRYINNEVNMGLGYALNKGLEAARYDYIAYLPSDDFYYENHLKTLMERFTAYAEAILIYSGFRYFINDTMVNIPNTESMGLKEDQPLQLVQTAHKKTVDRWLERDEWVTDSMFDMYWSKLINKGSFVPTKTISCFWTDHPHQRHKIIGERFGGGLNQYRSFYQIKTPVKMKTSKYKFIDEEKLYRNFRAHRSNGSPNSLKILIVGELAYNSERIYALEQEGHKLYGLWSKPELTFNTVGPLPFGNVTDLPHEDYEKSIIEIQPDIIYGLLNFVAVPLAYEVRKKFPDIPFVWHFKESPSVCLRKGTWDKLIYLFAYADGKIYLNQETQDWIETFIPKAGLSLLLDGDIPKGDFFEKKTSKKLSASDGHIHTLVTGRMVGITPEDMRVLAAHDIHLHLYTENYHNSREGLNSAMKSVAPDHFHTHPHVNLHNWTEEFSKYDAGWLHSIESKNNGNIFDVSWDDLNIPARTSTYAAAGLPLILKDNSEHIVAIQSKIDELGYGVLFNKIEDLIVQLKDEKFMSKLTKNAKKASVLFTFDHYAPRLTSFFHSVIKYKLDERSNY, translated from the coding sequence ATGAAAAGAGGATTTTCAGTCTTAATGCCGACCTACAACCAAGCAACTTTTATCAGGCGCGCAATATTAAGTTTGCAAAAACAAACATATACAAATTGGGAGCTTATCATCATAAATGATGGTTCTACAGACGATACACTTTTTTTTATTTCCGATTTATTGGATGATAACAAAATAAGATACATTAATAATGAGGTTAATATGGGTTTGGGATATGCCCTTAACAAAGGATTAGAAGCTGCAAGATACGACTACATAGCCTACCTGCCTTCAGATGATTTTTATTATGAAAATCATTTGAAAACTTTAATGGAAAGATTTACAGCATATGCTGAAGCTATATTAATTTATAGTGGCTTTCGGTATTTTATAAATGATACCATGGTTAATATCCCTAATACCGAATCGATGGGATTAAAAGAAGACCAGCCTCTGCAGTTAGTTCAAACCGCACACAAGAAAACCGTAGATAGATGGTTAGAGCGAGACGAATGGGTAACCGACAGTATGTTTGATATGTATTGGTCGAAACTTATCAACAAAGGAAGTTTTGTTCCTACAAAAACTATCTCTTGCTTCTGGACAGACCATCCACATCAAAGGCATAAAATAATCGGTGAGCGATTTGGAGGAGGGTTAAATCAATATAGGTCCTTTTATCAGATTAAAACACCCGTAAAGATGAAAACGTCAAAGTACAAGTTTATCGATGAAGAAAAATTATATAGAAACTTTAGAGCTCACCGGAGCAATGGCAGTCCAAATTCGTTAAAGATTTTGATCGTAGGAGAACTAGCATATAACTCTGAGCGAATTTATGCTCTTGAACAAGAAGGTCATAAATTGTATGGCTTATGGTCCAAACCGGAACTTACTTTTAACACCGTGGGACCGTTGCCCTTCGGGAATGTCACAGACCTTCCACACGAAGATTATGAAAAAAGCATTATAGAAATACAGCCAGATATTATATATGGCCTCCTTAATTTTGTAGCTGTTCCATTAGCTTATGAAGTTCGTAAAAAGTTTCCTGATATACCGTTTGTCTGGCATTTCAAGGAGAGTCCTTCTGTTTGTTTACGAAAAGGAACATGGGATAAGTTGATTTACTTGTTTGCATACGCAGATGGCAAGATTTATTTAAATCAAGAGACACAAGATTGGATCGAAACGTTTATTCCAAAAGCGGGCTTAAGCTTGCTATTAGATGGAGACATTCCAAAAGGTGACTTTTTCGAAAAAAAGACTTCTAAAAAGCTTTCTGCAAGCGATGGTCATATACACACCCTAGTGACGGGTAGAATGGTTGGGATTACTCCAGAGGATATGCGTGTGCTTGCTGCTCATGACATTCATTTGCATCTATATACAGAAAATTATCATAATTCAAGAGAAGGATTAAATAGTGCTATGAAATCAGTAGCACCAGATCATTTCCACACTCATCCACATGTTAATCTTCATAATTGGACTGAGGAGTTTTCAAAATACGATGCTGGCTGGCTTCACAGTATAGAGAGTAAAAACAACGGGAATATCTTTGATGTATCTTGGGATGATTTAAATATTCCGGCCCGCACGAGTACCTACGCTGCGGCAGGACTACCACTTATTTTAAAAGATAATTCCGAGCATATCGTAGCTATACAGTCTAAGATCGACGAGCTTGGGTATGGAGTGCTTTTTAATAAAATCGAGGATTTGATTGTTCAGCTTAAAGATGAAAAGTTTATGTCAAAATTAACAAAGAATGCAAAAAAAGCAAGTGTTCTTTTTACTTTCGATCATTACGCGCCTCGTCTAACTAGTTTTTTTCATAGTGTTATTAAATATAAACTAGATGAGAGAAGTAATTACTAA
- a CDS encoding lanthionine synthetase LanC family protein has protein sequence MREVITKIANHLVMAEGHISNIGLGGGKMGIAFSLYHASRIVGFKSYSDLADNLIEFIFHELKNCQDSSFFNGIGGITMGLSSLINDKFIEPESSDVFIDMDRKMYLESRQRNINDFVSDFSVFSFGLYLLNRTATTNLKLKMGVPLDDAMMLALTICEEMYAQKFVFDAKSITYTNSVLYFLIKINANQAHYEKANALIELIVAKIIIAINIDQKLIHLLGTTLEIAKSIDSTNTISNALHQKVEKLSKSIVKFDHKGALEIDLAKSWEGLLFYPFYNYNLHNTNINDWICSMDLFSDKNMLVNADVQSLILCGLYNSKNNYHQKLISL, from the coding sequence ATGAGAGAAGTAATTACTAAAATAGCTAATCATCTAGTGATGGCTGAAGGTCATATCTCAAATATCGGTTTGGGAGGAGGAAAGATGGGCATTGCTTTTTCTTTGTATCACGCATCACGGATAGTAGGATTTAAGTCATATAGTGATTTAGCGGATAATTTGATTGAATTCATCTTTCATGAACTAAAAAACTGTCAAGACTCTTCATTCTTTAACGGAATAGGTGGAATCACCATGGGGTTAAGTAGTCTGATTAATGATAAATTTATTGAACCTGAGTCGAGTGATGTGTTCATCGATATGGATAGAAAAATGTACTTAGAATCAAGGCAGAGAAATATTAATGATTTTGTATCGGACTTTTCCGTGTTTTCCTTTGGATTGTATCTACTCAACCGAACTGCGACGACAAATTTGAAGTTGAAAATGGGGGTACCTTTAGATGACGCAATGATGCTAGCTTTAACTATTTGTGAGGAAATGTACGCTCAAAAGTTCGTTTTTGATGCAAAGAGCATCACCTACACAAATTCTGTTTTATATTTTTTGATTAAAATAAATGCAAATCAAGCTCATTATGAAAAGGCTAACGCGTTAATTGAGTTGATTGTTGCTAAGATAATTATAGCGATCAATATTGATCAAAAATTGATACATCTATTGGGGACTACACTGGAAATAGCGAAATCAATTGATAGTACAAATACGATCTCAAATGCATTGCATCAAAAGGTCGAAAAACTCTCCAAAAGCATAGTAAAGTTCGATCACAAAGGCGCCTTAGAAATAGATCTTGCTAAATCGTGGGAAGGACTTTTATTCTATCCGTTTTACAATTATAATTTACACAATACAAATATTAATGACTGGATCTGCAGCATGGATTTATTTTCAGACAAGAACATGTTAGTCAACGCAGATGTACAAAGTCTAATATTGTGCGGATTATATAACAGCAAAAATAATTACCATCAAAAGTTAATTAGCCTGTAA
- a CDS encoding glycosyltransferase family 32 protein, with protein sequence MQKIPKIIHQIWSGVDGPLPKEFKTLGETWKRDYPDWEYCYWDNKKMIEFVKSEYPEHWYVYQKYPFNVQRWDAIRYLILEKIGGMYVDFDYESMRSMEEILDNKTCCFSLEKDAGGLFRVFNNAMMMSTPNHPFMHKIVKFVFSRTTLIPQYTSKNLTIFNTTGPYALIRLYETLTPTEKQDVYLIPAHFVSPFTGLEAEEIRLGVENQELEDCLDDAYAVHYYVSNWAKTNN encoded by the coding sequence ATGCAGAAAATACCCAAAATTATTCATCAGATATGGTCAGGAGTAGATGGACCTCTCCCTAAAGAGTTTAAGACCTTAGGCGAAACGTGGAAGCGGGACTATCCTGATTGGGAATATTGTTATTGGGACAATAAAAAGATGATTGAATTTGTAAAAAGCGAGTATCCTGAACATTGGTATGTTTATCAGAAATATCCTTTTAATGTACAACGATGGGATGCTATACGGTATTTGATTTTAGAAAAGATCGGAGGCATGTATGTGGATTTTGATTATGAATCTATGCGGTCTATGGAAGAAATATTAGATAATAAAACTTGTTGCTTTTCTCTTGAGAAAGACGCCGGCGGTTTATTTAGAGTGTTCAATAACGCAATGATGATGAGTACTCCTAATCATCCGTTTATGCACAAGATTGTTAAATTTGTCTTTTCTAGAACAACCTTAATACCACAATACACCAGTAAGAACTTAACTATCTTTAATACTACTGGTCCATATGCGCTAATTCGCCTGTACGAGACATTGACACCAACGGAAAAGCAAGATGTTTATCTTATTCCAGCACATTTTGTCTCACCATTCACGGGACTTGAGGCGGAGGAAATTCGACTTGGGGTCGAGAATCAAGAGTTGGAAGATTGCCTAGATGACGCATATGCTGTACATTATTACGTGAGTAATTGGGCGAAAACCAATAATTGA
- a CDS encoding aspartyl protease family protein: protein MRTTLLILFFLSANVLLYAQINRNYEQELFSLLQNGKNFEAREFKVKYKDQLPPNKALELLFNMHMSLAFNQSDSTIIYFEEFISNPDYGRNVAPLVGVYYFRLCETYEGKQQFDKAILTMERRIDNLKLNPYSLPTEVIVKELSEAENKISSLKYKLQFEPIRRVISDGRNTQINLKDGSYIRFDAQYNGHTVETFFDTGISDFCIMEKTIADEIGVKYKSNQNGDYMLKGRSIKANEGFIDSIELKGVKLFNIPVLVLADKFTSYLPSNINPNLRQNLEQDLLKSRQVLCGLAVMKLIGKIEIDWKSNTLTFLKKDDHRPAASKWISNLMLVKNGAYLNMQINKTDFIGFLDLAGDYYLFLTYPYFFESNSDYIRHDTQKPPFSRIGFFEVQENIERYRVNKPVIDFDGRTIDIIKYQKDIYTVAGNNNFDGLVGLKFFKNTFSKTIIDFSSMTIRCED, encoded by the coding sequence ATGAGAACAACTTTATTGATACTGTTTTTTCTATCTGCTAACGTTTTGTTATACGCGCAGATAAATCGCAATTACGAACAAGAGCTCTTTAGTTTATTGCAGAATGGAAAGAACTTTGAAGCACGAGAATTTAAAGTAAAGTATAAAGATCAGTTACCTCCAAATAAAGCGCTCGAATTATTGTTTAACATGCATATGTCTTTAGCATTTAACCAATCTGATAGCACCATCATTTATTTCGAAGAATTTATTAGTAATCCAGATTATGGGCGCAACGTAGCTCCACTAGTCGGCGTATACTATTTTCGACTGTGTGAGACTTACGAAGGAAAGCAACAATTTGATAAGGCAATTTTAACGATGGAACGACGTATCGATAATTTGAAGCTGAATCCTTATTCACTACCTACTGAGGTCATTGTAAAAGAATTAAGCGAAGCAGAAAATAAAATATCCTCACTTAAATATAAACTTCAGTTTGAGCCGATAAGGAGAGTTATTTCGGATGGTAGAAATACGCAGATTAACCTAAAAGATGGTTCATATATCCGATTTGATGCACAGTACAATGGACATACTGTTGAAACTTTTTTTGACACTGGTATTAGCGACTTCTGTATTATGGAGAAAACGATCGCTGATGAAATAGGTGTGAAATATAAGTCTAATCAGAATGGTGATTACATGTTAAAGGGTAGAAGTATAAAAGCCAATGAGGGTTTTATCGACAGTATCGAATTAAAAGGTGTCAAACTTTTTAATATTCCCGTCTTGGTATTAGCAGATAAGTTCACGTCTTATTTACCGAGCAACATAAATCCTAACTTAAGACAAAATTTAGAACAAGACCTGCTGAAGAGCAGACAGGTTTTGTGTGGTCTAGCAGTAATGAAACTGATTGGTAAAATTGAAATTGATTGGAAATCGAATACGCTAACGTTTTTAAAAAAAGACGATCACAGGCCTGCTGCTAGCAAATGGATATCCAATCTTATGCTTGTGAAAAATGGAGCATACCTAAATATGCAAATAAATAAAACCGACTTTATTGGTTTCCTAGATTTAGCGGGTGATTATTATCTGTTTTTGACATACCCTTATTTTTTTGAGTCAAATAGTGATTATATAAGGCACGATACTCAAAAGCCGCCATTCTCACGTATAGGATTTTTTGAGGTTCAAGAAAATATAGAGCGTTATAGAGTGAATAAACCCGTAATAGATTTTGACGGGCGAACGATCGACATCATAAAGTACCAAAAGGATATATATACCGTGGCTGGAAATAATAATTTCGATGGTCTAGTTGGGCTTAAATTTTTTAAAAATACGTTCTCTAAAACGATCATAGATTTTAGTTCAATGACTATTAGATGCGAAGATTAA
- a CDS encoding retropepsin-like aspartic protease gives MKIYLLLLLLCLFNASFGQVERNYAQDLYHLLEGGRYFEAKEFKSNHQNQFKPYEQVVELVYNMHMSQAFNKPDSSIIYFEEFLGNPYYVRNIGPAVGQFYVRLCETYESKQYFEKAISTVQRHINYLNENPYSLPAELIKKEVEDAQRKISSLDIKLRDERKRGARRLSKDTKIELKDNAHIRFDARYNGHVVETFFDTGVTEFCMMEKELADELGVKYNAHQSSQNTLNGKPVNGIEGYIDSIEIGGITLFNIPVVALIDKFAANLGSNINHDLRQTLEHDLLKSRQVLFGLPTMKMLGRFEFDWKSNTLVIPRLKESIVRSSDANMMLYGKALYIHMDVNDTDYIGHLDLGADLYLYLTYPFFFKSNSVYIKNDPQKRPYIGTGFLGVQENVERQRLDKPRIYVDGRSIDSSKPQREVYAVEGINTFDGLVGVKFFKNSFSKTVVDFSTMTIECED, from the coding sequence ATGAAAATTTACTTATTGCTATTGCTGCTATGCCTATTTAATGCTTCTTTTGGACAGGTAGAGCGTAACTACGCGCAAGATCTTTATCACTTATTGGAAGGTGGGCGATATTTTGAAGCAAAGGAGTTTAAGTCGAATCATCAAAATCAATTTAAACCGTATGAGCAAGTTGTAGAATTAGTGTACAATATGCATATGTCCCAGGCATTTAACAAGCCGGACAGTTCGATCATCTATTTCGAAGAGTTTTTAGGTAACCCATATTATGTTCGAAATATAGGGCCTGCTGTAGGGCAATTTTACGTCCGTTTATGCGAAACCTATGAAAGCAAGCAATATTTTGAAAAAGCCATTTCTACTGTTCAACGGCACATTAATTATTTGAACGAAAATCCATATTCTTTGCCCGCTGAATTAATCAAAAAAGAGGTTGAAGATGCTCAAAGAAAGATATCCTCGCTGGATATTAAACTTCGGGACGAGCGTAAAAGAGGTGCACGACGCCTCAGCAAAGACACCAAGATTGAGCTTAAAGACAATGCGCACATTCGATTTGATGCACGATATAATGGCCATGTGGTAGAAACCTTTTTTGATACGGGAGTAACGGAGTTCTGCATGATGGAAAAAGAATTGGCGGACGAATTAGGTGTAAAATATAATGCGCACCAAAGCAGCCAAAACACATTAAACGGCAAACCTGTAAATGGTATTGAGGGGTATATTGACAGTATTGAAATAGGCGGAATAACACTTTTCAACATACCTGTAGTTGCGCTAATCGATAAATTTGCCGCAAACCTCGGGAGTAATATAAATCACGATCTCCGACAGACATTGGAGCATGACCTTCTTAAAAGCAGACAAGTTCTTTTTGGGCTTCCCACTATGAAGATGTTAGGTCGATTTGAATTTGATTGGAAATCAAATACGCTAGTCATTCCACGCTTAAAGGAGTCTATTGTCAGAAGTTCAGATGCTAATATGATGTTGTATGGAAAGGCCCTTTACATACATATGGATGTCAACGACACAGATTATATTGGTCACTTGGATTTAGGTGCTGATCTATATTTGTATTTAACGTATCCATTTTTTTTTAAGTCAAATAGTGTTTATATAAAAAATGATCCTCAAAAGCGACCTTACATAGGCACCGGGTTTTTAGGCGTCCAGGAAAATGTGGAACGACAACGACTAGACAAGCCGAGAATATATGTGGATGGACGAAGCATTGATAGCTCTAAACCCCAGAGGGAAGTTTACGCTGTAGAGGGGATCAATACTTTTGATGGCCTTGTTGGCGTGAAATTTTTTAAAAATAGCTTTTCTAAAACGGTCGTTGATTTTAGTACGATGACTATAGAATGTGAAGATTGA